The Cotesia glomerata isolate CgM1 linkage group LG7, MPM_Cglom_v2.3, whole genome shotgun sequence genome segment attcttaccaaatttggagcctataggagctacagctcggaaattgaaaattttgattgttaagacccacccccgcactcctctgtggagtgggatatcgtaaaattcgttcataaattatttttacatcactgacacaaaattcatacaaaattaggagtctgtaggagctaaaagtcgaaaatgtttaattttcattgttaacgtccacccccgcaatccatattgggagtagtttgtcataaaatccactcttagatcatttctacctcgcatatagcagatatttatcaaattttgagcctttaggagctacagctaaaaaatttaaaattttcattgttaagacccacccccgcattcttctgtggagtgggatatcgtaaaattcgttcataaattatttttacatcacttacacaaaattcatacaaaattaggagtctgtaggagctagaagtcggaaatttttaattttcattgttaacgtccacccccgcaatccatattgggagtagattgtcgtaaaatccgctcttagatcatttctgcATCACATATAagagattcctaccaaatttgaagtcgataggagctataggttaaaaatgggaattttctattgttaacgcccccgcaaccccccttgtgggtggaatttcgtaaaatccgttcttagctgacctctactcggcgaaaggaatattcctaccaaatttcaagtcgctacgccttatggttccagagatatcgtgatgagtcaatatataggtgggaatctcttatatatatatagataagtATTTATTCTTGGTTGTTTAACAGgacgaaataaaaaatcgtTTCAAGTTTTGATCTATTGCagctattaattaaatattttgactttttttttatttttattttacaccaTGCATTTTTTCTAAGGGCATTATTCCCGAACTCTATTCCAGCCTAGTTTCAGAGTTCTAAAAGCTATAGATTGGaatacacattttttttttaatttttaacgcccTCGCACAACCCTCTTGGAGttgaatatcataaaattaattcttgataAACTCAAACatgccaaaaaaatattttggccaAGTTTTAAAGTTCTTAAAGCAATAGATTGGaagatacaaatttttaatatttttaacgccTTCGCACAACCCCCTTAGggtttaatatcataaaattagttcTTAGTAAATTCAAACATGCCAAAAGAAATATTCTGGCCAAGTTCCAGAGTTTCAAAAGCTATAGAttggaaaaaacaattttttaatttttaacgcccccgcacTCCCTCTAGGGgtgaaatatcataaaattagttgTTAGTAAACTCAAagatgctaaaaaaaattttttggtcaaGTTTCAGAGTTCTAAAAGCTATAGATtggaagataaaaattttttttcaattttcaacgCCCCCGCATTCCCTTCTGGGGGTggaatatcataaaattagttcttagtaaattcaaacatgccaaaaaaaatatcctgaCTAAGTTTAATACCTATAAGAGctgtatttttcaaatgtgaatttttttcaattaacacccccgcaacccctcttgggggtggaatttcgtaaaatccgttcttagctgacctctactcggtgaaaagaatattcctaccaaatttcaagtctttaGCTCtaatggttccagagatatcgtgatgagtgactatataggtggaaatctcttatatatatatagaagatTAATTTAccacttaatttaaatttcagacTATTTCTCGAAATTTGTCCTCCGAAAGGTATGAAACGGGGTGGGAACCGAAAGGCAACAAATGTTCATCCTAAAGTCATCAAATTGAGCACAATGATTGAGCCGTATACTACAGAGTATACTAAAGAGTAACTGCATCAACATATGACGACTACTCTACtaccttttattatttaatattttttactattctaTTATATgacttattatattatattataccaTTGTATTATTACGGTGCTtctttctataaaaataataatattattatttatattttatgatactacattacataaaataattagttaatattagttataataaaatatgatcTCAATTACtgatattttatgataatttattttttatgagaatGACGAGAtcattttttgcaataaacgATATCTGTAATGTGTGAAATTACTGACTTATGCTTGATAGCTTTAATTATAAGtcttgaaataaaattcatgaatatttttaatttcatcaaaCTGAGTTTTTAAGAAGAGTAcctgattttaaattaactaaatattttttattttggttgttaaataaacttaaaacacgcgtattgtaaaatttcaaaactaaGTTTCAATAAATCTTTCGTGATATTGCTACAGTCTCGTCATGAGTCCCATAAGTGATCTTTTTCATATTAACGGGAgtctagttaaaaaaaaaaagaaaacaaacaGGACTCGTAACGAGACTCGACTGTacgaatattttataattttccgaaatttaagtaaaatgaattattgaGTATAGTTAAAATACAGTATTCTATAATTAccatacatttttaatatttatttattgagctAAATTACAATATTCATATCgcaaaattactaaaaaaattttggataaatCTTTAGTAAAATTACAACAAATGTTgagtaattttcattaatttatttaaaatagatTGTGTagcaaaattacaatatatcatactaaaattacaaaacatttttaggatgatttgtttgaaaaaattacaatatgtGTATTGTAATAGGAGTAAACATTTTctggtaaataaatttactgcaAACATTTACATTTTCTGGTTAGTAAATTTACTGCAAACATTTACATTTTCTGGTTAGTAAATTTACTGCAAATTTTGTGTAATATTCTTAAATATAGATGGAATGAATGTATAGTATAAGTACAATACTGCATTCTAAAATTACTAAACATATTGGGTAtcatttaattagtaaaattacaatacgtGTTAGGAATtttactaaactttttttcagtaaaagtttagtaaatttcaacaaatatgttgtaatttttttatattaaattacaataaatagtatagtaaatttacaaaactgagttttaaaattactaaatcgAGGTGCGTAATTACTTCCAACgcattttttgtaaaaatacaaaataaatttttaacagtgaaTATAGAACCATATTGCACCCACACATACTtaaaatgaagatttttagctttaaatttagtatctAGTAATAGTTTATATAATTCAGGActcaacaattaattaatatatatatgtttccTTTGATGGTATTATCAGTAATCTCTGGAAAGACTTTACCAAAATTTAGATCTTTTAACTTTCTTTTCGCACCAATTATATGATCACGAATTTGAGgagatttcatttttactatGAATGAGTGCAAAACTGGTCTATTAACATTGATATTAATGCTATTGTTACTTCTAGACACTgattttttatccattttcCGTACAGTTAAAATATCAGTTTTTAATTCAAGTACATTGAGTACTTTGAAGACACTGGTGATGATCTCAAGTGGCGATGAATTTTCTATTTGTTCCGGAGTACCAGATAATACTAATTCAGAAGTTGATTGTAAAGGTAAGAGTGCCATTGATGTTTCAGGATTGGAagataacttaattttcaatgaatCGATTTAATTGACCAAGTTCTCAGTATTTTTAGTAACTTCCTCTTTGAGAGCTCCCAAGTCAGTATTTAATTGTTTGGTTTCTTCACAATTTGATGTCATATTCTTTTTCAGGGCAGACAGTTCCTCTTCGTAGTTCTATTAAATCGAACTCAACAGTATTGACTAGTGTAGAACTAGTCATTGGTAAAGTTGACTGGCCAACACTCGCAGTAGCATTAGAAttcatattttgtttttttttcgagatGATTTCCAGACCTCTCATCTTTTGGAGAGTCTTCTTCATTAGGATTCTTAATAGcttctttgatttttttacacaaacttTTGAAATCCTCATCATTTGCTGGCATCAACGTTATCATGACTGAGAAATGAGAGTCTGCAAAAGAAACAATAACTAATATTGAAtcatgtttaataattatggtGACGAAAATAATCTGTGATACATACTTTCAGTCTTCATCTGAATTTGTTTGTTCTCTAAAATTGTAGCTGTAATGTCTTTTGCTTCGTAGCCTGAACTCAATTTAGGTCCTTCTTTATTGTAAACTAGGTAAAATGATCTGAAAAGTTcagattttatgaaaaatttgtttttctttgtTTCAAACAATGAAACAAAACTGAAAAGTAGTGGAACTTGCGAGCTAGCTTTGAAATTCCCCGTTATTTTTGAGGATTTTTTGTACTGCAATATATCTTTTGAACGCATcgtttgattttgattttcttaATGGCCTTTGCAGTAGtatatttaaacataaaaagtatATACGAGGTTTTGAGTTGATCAGTGAAAGAATTTGTaagttacttaaaaaaaaattatgttaaaatttttttttggtcttttttttgcattataaaaagttttacgtcattgaatcaaaaaaaaattgtgttaaatgtttaacacttttttttgttgatttaaaaagcttaacacaaaaaagtattaaaatttacacataaaaatgttaaatatttaactaaaaaatttttaacacaaaatttatggacgcaaaatttttcactacATGTAATTTCTTTGAGACTGCTTGACGGATTAACTTTTCAATATGATCAGATCTATCTCGATGATCTTTTTGAAACGCTGTGTCGGGCGTCTCAATTGGTTGATTTGTTTTTGAGATATCATAcgacaaaaatttatcaacatgCACCACACAGACGTACTCACACGCAACCGCACGCGTAGCCAGAAATAATCAAAACGATTTTTTATAGGACTGAAAAACAGGGAGATTCGaagaaaactcgatttttaaaaatcagggtgatataaataaattcttatatttgaaaattattaattttcatggcgggaaattaaaaaaatggcttaaaaattaaatgattcaTGAATGTATACTTTAGCTTACTCTTCAGGGAAATAAATTGTTGCTACTCCAAACATTGACCCCGACTTGTAATCTAATACTTTTCTatcaaatttgatattttctgCTGTAGGTGAGACTCCTTTAGGTAACTCCAAAACAGGAAATTCTTCAACTACTGAATctggaattattaaaaaaattaaaaattaactttactttttactaGGGCTGTACAATTTAACCGGCCAAGCCGGCTAAAAAAGTTAGCTAAATTAATTAGCTAGCTAACCGATAGGCTTAGCTAATTTAACCGGTTAACTTAATTAGCTCAGCTAATTAGCCAACGGCTAACCGGCTAAACGGCTAATTCTTTTTTCAGCTATTCGCTGATTCTTTACCTACAGAcaggttaaaaaaataataatattgattttttatgacaaaaataacgaaggtaatttatttaatgaattaacacttaacaatattttatttatcaaaatgactcttaagttaattattgaatttgttTTCTGTAATACTTCTATTTTGATAgagaaaaatcaataaattagcATTTTCGGGTAGTAAACAGTTGCGTTTTGAGCTAATAATATTTCCAGCTGTGGAAAAAGCCCTTTCAGAGGGTGTACTTGATGTTGGGACACCTAAGTATCTTCTCGCCAGCCTAGCCAGTTTAGGAAACTTATGGCGTTTTGAGTGCCACCAATGAAGAGGGTTGTCACCACGCGGAATATTTGGCTCCATTTTGAAGCTATTTATTTCTCTTTCATTTACATTATCCAGATTATTTGGATTATCACTTTCAAAACTTGCCATTCTCTCAAAACTTTGAGATAAAGCTTCACCATCAAAGAGATAATCCAAATCTTTCTCTCTCTTATTTTTAGTGATAGTTGCTGGTGTTTCTTCAACATTTTCTTTggctataatttttaaaattttttcttcgacCGACTTTCGGAATTCTTGAGTTTCATCGGCCATATTTTTATATCTGCAATATATTAAAACATAAATGAATTTGATaatcaaactttttaaaatcatttcgTTATTAGCGTATAAATATATCGTGGAACTATACCTAGGATCCAAAAAACAATCTAATATAGGTACGGAATCATAATCTTCTCCCAAAAACCGAGCTTCTAGTTCTTCGCGAAAGACTTCTTTAAGTGATTGAATTTTCGGAGGGTCATCTGAATCATCAATCATCAAGAACTTATCTATTATTGAATGAATAAGTGGCCGTACCATTCCACTAGTTGATTCCGTTTGACTGGACATCATTTTCGTCGCTACTTCAAATGGTTTCAAAATTCGGACcaaatcttttaaataattccattCTGAATTACgtaaaagcaattttttacacattGCTGTAATTGTAAACTCAAGATTCAGTAACACACTTCCAACTGCTTGTTTTTGTTCCAATAGCCGTTCAATCATATTGTAAGCGGAATTCCAACGAGTTACACAGTAGCTAATCAAAGAATGGTCAGGTAAATTATGTAATTTCTGGGCATCCTTAAGAGCGTTTGTTGCTTTATAAGAATGTTTAAAGTGACTAACGATTGCAGAAACTTTTTGAAGATGTATTTGAAAATGTTCTTCATTAAAAGCTTTTTCTACAACAAGCTGCAACGAATGACAAACGCAACGAACACTTTGACCGATGTTGATGTCAGCAGTAGAGTTTCCCCGCATTGCAGCCACCATATTTCGTGCATTCCcaggaaaaaatgatcagatctgatcagacatgaacaggcatgagtcttcaggtctgatcaggtatgaaaaatgaccgggtctgatcagacctggccaggcatgttcaggtctgatcagatctgttcatgtctgactcgatcaggtccataaaaaaaaaaaaatcggtgccgacggggattcgaaccgTACACCTCGCGCTCTTCAGACTGACACTTTACCTCTTGACCAAATGATTCATCTTAACTTGAGAGTATCTTTCGAGCTACTTcaagtaattcaaattttatacatgatttatccttatagttaacggagttctatacctaatttattaattattaataattaatcatatattacagtgatttattcggaacggctatgtattttttttcgctccattaacatacggttctacactgagagagaattttattcaatagtaataaaacagtttatttggacttgaaaaaaaatttagttaatattaataaaattatatttcatataaataaaattatattagtatttaataaaatttcataagtatttaataaaattttcttaaatactaatatgtgtttattaaaataaccacgaacgacgctttcgtttgct includes the following:
- the LOC123269968 gene encoding uncharacterized protein LOC123269968; translated protein: MANLKPVSIPSEFPMSAIYHNVTVYSKKNEPKESNDNEFGTGTLYVTTDLTVWIKNDEENGFEFYLSDISQISYENDAIFMLLSCKDGSYMIKMMLHVEPKTAYKILKYGIKLAKNSVVEEFPVLELPKGVSPTAENIKFDRKVLDYKSGSMFGVATIYFPEESFYLVYNKEGPKLSSGYEAKDITATILENKQIQMKTENSHFSVMITLMPANDEDFKSLCKKIKEAIKNPNEEDSPKDERSGNHLEKKTKYEF